In Ostrinia nubilalis chromosome 6, ilOstNubi1.1, whole genome shotgun sequence, the genomic window AACATtgaatttatttacatattgactacttatacataaacagtaCAGACTTTCTCAGAGAAAGAACATTCAAGAACTTTTTAGATATTACCTAATTCAAGTTTGTTTCTTCATAAATTTGTTCTAAGAATCGAATATTTTCTGCGCCACTAATATTAATACACGTGTTTTGTTTATCGATGACTAAACAGTAGCGGTCGGATTCTGTAAAAGGTTGCCATAATTTCGTTTCTGGTGTGGGGTTCCTGCAAGGAAGAAATATATGAATCTATATCATTTTGCAAATgttaaactaaaatttaaaaccgattttgtttgcaaactaaAGATAAGCGGCGGATCATGCTTTTTGGCACTTCTTAAAAGCTCACGTTAATAGAAAGCAAGCAGCAGCTTGCAGTGAGTTGTTAGCATAAGCTGTGTTTTTATAGGTATAAATAACTACAAACTTACCCTGATGTGGCAAAATCCACCCATAGTGTTACAAATTGTTTAATAGTTTTTTTAGACTCTTCTGTCAAAGGTATTGGTAGACATGAAACGTGGAACAGGTAATGCAAATCGTCCGCGTGGCAAACACCGTTTATGGAATCCATGTTATATTGTTGTTTTGTATAATTCCTTTCAGTTTCTGCTGCGAATTGATATACGTAAACAGGGGGATTGTTTTGGTTGATACGATAGTGATGTCGAGCAAACCTCAGTATATTGTATACAAATAGTAAGTCGGACGTAAAGTTCGTCAGTTCTTGAATCATATCAACAGTTATTTCCTTATCTTGAAAGTAAAACTTTCGAAGTTTTTCGTCGACCTCTTGGATTTTTTCCAACGACCATTGGAATTTTAACTCCCTGGGTACGACATCGCCTACTTGGGACAATATGCCTGATGCAACTAGTCCATTTATATTTCTCGTTATTTCGATTCCTTCTCCAGATGTGTATCCCAAAATAAGAGGTACTTTGGCTATAAGGCCCTTTTTGACTAGATTACACGGTGGTTCCGTAACGAATTTCTCTACTTTCAAATCAGATTTTTCAATAACTGGTCCAAAAGTTATGCTATCTGTTAAATCTCTCTTAACGTCGATATGTAGTGGTggcagttttatttttattagcgaAGATGCTggcaaactttttaaaaattgcAACAACTCTTTTTCGTCTTCTGTGTCTATTCCAAGTAATTTACCGAGTTGGAAAGCTCGTTGTCGTGGGTACAAATTGTAGCTCCAATCACTGAGGCAAACTCCGCTTTGGCATATCGCTTTATTAAACAAGCCTCTGCTCATTTCAGATATTAAATGGTATGACGTGCATGCTGCACCGGCACTGCAGCCAAACAAGGTGATATTGTCGGTGTCCCCACCGAATGCGGCTATGTTCTTTTTTACCCACTTCATAGCTGCCACTTGGTCTTTTAGTCCGGCGTTCCCAGGTACTTCCTCGTTGTCGAGACAGAGGAAGCCAAGCACTTCCAATCTATAATTGAATGTGACCAGAATAACATCGTGTTCCATGAAAAATTCCGGTCCATAGAAATCAGAATTCCCCGACCCAGTATAGAAGGATCCACCGTGGATCCACACCATGACGGGGAGGGGTCGTGGTGGCGTGAGGTTCTTGGAGTAAACGTTCAGGTACAGGCAATCCTCGCTGCCTTCGTCGATGCGGTCCAGGCGCTCATTATACTGAGGACACACTGGCCCATGTTGCGAGGCATCGCGTATTCCTGACCAAGCTTCTGGAGGTTCAGGAGCCTGCGTAAAgaaatgtaagtacctattagAGTATTTTTGGAAGATTAAATTATAGAATCAATAGAATTAAACCTGGGGCTAATTCTGTGTTGATACAGCCTCTCGACGGTATACATTAAAATTTTGCCTGCATCAGGTTGGCGCCGGGGAAGCGTGTGGCCGTAAATTGTATTCAGACACGCGATCTACCTGCGGCACGGCGCGCCGCGGACGCGAATCGAGTGCTAATTGAATGGGCATTAACGCGTCGTGAATTCgttataatttcaaattaaaccACGTTTTTTATGTAAGATACTCTCTGTTTGCTATAGAGTTCCCACAGCATACCGTGTAGCCATGGTGAAATAAAAGTAGCTCTCATTATATGAACTTTGCAAGTTCCCGAAACGTATTTCTTAGGTACACATCACCAGTGATTTGGCCATGTTCTTTCACAAAACACAAGGTAGCCACTGCAATTTGCAATTTGTGAATTTGTACGATACTCGGATTAAACGAAATCTGGCGAGTGCAACGA contains:
- the LOC135072475 gene encoding carboxylic ester hydrolase-like, with amino-acid sequence MPRVQVEQGALAGVVCEHEEGKYYAFKGIPYAKPPLGPLRFKAPEPPEAWSGIRDASQHGPVCPQYNERLDRIDEGSEDCLYLNVYSKNLTPPRPLPVMVWIHGGSFYTGSGNSDFYGPEFFMEHDVILVTFNYRLEVLGFLCLDNEEVPGNAGLKDQVAAMKWVKKNIAAFGGDTDNITLFGCSAGAACTSYHLISEMSRGLFNKAICQSGVCLSDWSYNLYPRQRAFQLGKLLGIDTEDEKELLQFLKSLPASSLIKIKLPPLHIDVKRDLTDSITFGPVIEKSDLKVEKFVTEPPCNLVKKGLIAKVPLILGYTSGEGIEITRNINGLVASGILSQVGDVVPRELKFQWSLEKIQEVDEKLRKFYFQDKEITVDMIQELTNFTSDLLFVYNILRFARHHYRINQNNPPVYVYQFAAETERNYTKQQYNMDSINGVCHADDLHYLFHVSCLPIPLTEESKKTIKQFVTLWVDFATSGNPTPETKLWQPFTESDRYCLVIDKQNTCINISGAENIRFLEQIYEETNLN